A section of the Alkalihalobacillus sp. LMS39 genome encodes:
- the coaBC gene encoding bifunctional phosphopantothenoylcysteine decarboxylase/phosphopantothenate--cysteine ligase CoaBC, with the protein MIAGKNVLLCVTGGIAVFKATALTSKLVQAGANVKVAMSKSAKEFVTPLTFQTLSRNIVYDDTFSENDPKVVAHIDIADWADVVVVAPATANMIGKLANGIADDMISTTLLATTAPVLVAPAMNVHMYEHPAVERNMKRIQQDGYQFIEPNEGYLACGYVGKGRLAEPEDIVAYLTSFFAKEKDKPLQNKHVLITAGPTQEKIDPVRFISNHSSGKMGYALAKEAVALGANVTLISGPSSLDVPKGVAFVPVVTAEEMYEAVIKAYPTSDFVIKSAAVSDYRPKQTYSQKVKKQEGPLSIEFERTLDILKTLGENKRNQMLVGFAAESQQVEHYAKDKLKRKNLDMIIANDITEKGAGFGSDTNRVLIITEEDVKPLPLLPKQEVAAEIWKEIIAHKGMAYDVC; encoded by the coding sequence GTGATAGCTGGGAAAAATGTATTATTATGTGTAACCGGGGGAATTGCCGTTTTTAAAGCTACAGCATTAACGAGTAAACTCGTGCAAGCGGGCGCAAATGTTAAGGTTGCGATGTCAAAGTCTGCAAAGGAATTTGTGACACCATTAACATTTCAAACATTATCAAGGAATATCGTTTATGATGATACATTTAGTGAAAATGACCCGAAAGTTGTCGCTCATATTGATATTGCTGATTGGGCTGATGTTGTTGTCGTCGCTCCTGCAACAGCAAACATGATTGGAAAGCTAGCAAATGGAATTGCTGATGATATGATATCGACAACACTTTTGGCAACGACAGCCCCTGTATTAGTGGCTCCAGCGATGAATGTTCATATGTATGAACATCCCGCTGTAGAACGAAATATGAAGAGAATTCAACAAGATGGCTATCAGTTTATTGAACCAAACGAGGGTTATCTTGCTTGTGGATATGTAGGAAAAGGAAGATTGGCAGAACCGGAAGATATAGTAGCTTATCTAACATCTTTTTTTGCTAAAGAAAAGGACAAACCTTTACAAAATAAACACGTCCTCATTACAGCAGGACCAACCCAAGAAAAAATTGACCCTGTTCGTTTTATTAGTAATCACTCTTCCGGAAAAATGGGATATGCGCTAGCAAAAGAGGCGGTCGCGTTAGGTGCGAATGTCACACTGATTTCAGGTCCATCTTCTCTAGACGTGCCAAAAGGGGTAGCATTTGTTCCTGTTGTCACGGCCGAAGAGATGTATGAAGCTGTTATTAAAGCATACCCAACAAGTGACTTTGTCATTAAAAGCGCAGCGGTGTCTGATTATCGACCGAAACAAACGTATTCACAAAAAGTAAAGAAACAAGAAGGTCCGTTGTCAATTGAGTTTGAACGAACACTAGATATACTCAAAACATTAGGTGAAAATAAAAGGAATCAAATGTTAGTTGGGTTTGCTGCTGAGTCTCAACAAGTAGAACACTATGCAAAAGACAAGTTAAAACGTAAAAACTTAGATATGATTATAGCTAATGATATTACGGAAAAAGGGGCAGGGTTCGGATCGGATACTAATCGTGTACTTATAATAACAGAAGAAGATGTAAAACCCCTCCCACTTTTACCGAAACAAGAAGTCGCAGCTGAAATATGGAAAGAAATTATCGCCCATAAAGGAATGGCTTACGATGTTTGCTAA
- the rlmN gene encoding 23S rRNA (adenine(2503)-C(2))-methyltransferase RlmN, whose product MAEMKAKTDKENKVSIYSLSFNELEQWLVDEGEPKFRAAQIYDWLYKKRVTQVDDMTNLSNQLREKLTQAFTLTTLHIVTKQVSSDGTVKFLFELHDGYSIETVVMRHEYGNSVCVTTQVGCRIGCTFCASTLGGLKRNLEAGEIVAQVLEAQRAMDAQEQRVSSVVVMGIGEPFDNYEALLSFIKTINHDQGLNIGARHITVSTSGIVPYIYKFADEGMQINFAISLHAPTMEIRTKLMPINKAYPLPKLMDAIAYYIDKTGRRVTFEYGLFGGVNDQDEHAEQLADLIKNIKCHVNLIPVNYVVERDYKRTPREQIFSFERVLKKRGINTTIRREQGHDIDAACGQLRAKERKEETR is encoded by the coding sequence ATGGCTGAAATGAAGGCGAAAACGGATAAAGAGAATAAAGTATCCATTTATTCTCTTTCATTTAATGAACTTGAGCAATGGTTAGTAGATGAAGGTGAACCAAAGTTTCGAGCAGCACAAATTTACGATTGGTTGTATAAAAAAAGAGTCACACAAGTGGATGATATGACAAATTTATCAAATCAACTACGAGAAAAGCTTACGCAAGCCTTTACATTAACAACGTTACATATTGTGACAAAGCAAGTCTCAAGCGATGGGACGGTAAAGTTTTTGTTTGAATTACATGATGGCTACTCTATTGAAACGGTAGTAATGCGACATGAATATGGAAATAGTGTTTGTGTTACAACTCAAGTCGGTTGTCGAATTGGCTGTACGTTCTGTGCGTCAACATTAGGAGGATTAAAGCGTAACTTAGAAGCCGGCGAAATTGTCGCTCAAGTATTAGAGGCACAACGCGCAATGGATGCGCAAGAACAGCGAGTGAGTTCTGTTGTCGTCATGGGCATTGGTGAGCCTTTTGATAATTATGAAGCGTTATTATCTTTTATTAAAACAATAAACCACGATCAAGGCCTCAATATTGGGGCTCGACATATTACAGTTTCAACAAGTGGTATTGTCCCTTATATTTATAAATTTGCAGATGAAGGAATGCAAATTAATTTCGCGATTTCTTTACATGCTCCGACTATGGAAATCAGGACGAAGCTTATGCCGATAAATAAAGCTTATCCGTTGCCGAAGTTGATGGATGCTATTGCCTATTATATTGATAAAACAGGAAGAAGAGTGACGTTTGAGTATGGATTATTTGGTGGAGTAAATGACCAGGATGAGCATGCCGAGCAATTAGCGGATTTAATAAAAAATATTAAATGCCATGTGAACTTAATTCCGGTAAACTATGTAGTAGAGAGAGATTATAAACGAACACCACGAGAACAAATTTTTAGCTTTGAACGAGTGTTAAAAAAGCGTGGGATTAATACAACGATTCGCCGTGAGCAAGGTCACGATATTGATGCAGCATGTGGCCAGCTAAGAGCGAAGGAGCGGAAAGAGGAGACGAGGTGA
- the fmt gene encoding methionyl-tRNA formyltransferase, protein MNVIFMGTPDFSVPVLKQLLDDDYHIIAVVTQPDRPKGRKKTITPPPVKVEALANNIPVYQPEKIKDEKELETILELKPDLIITAAFGQILPKALLDAPKYGCINVHASLLPKYRGGAPIHQAIIDGEKETGITIMYMAEKLDAGDIISQTVVPILENDHVGSLHNKLSAAGAKLLSTTLPDLLAGDIKPQQQDDDEATFAKNISREQEKINWAMNGEAIYNQIRGLHPWPVAFTTIEDKNVKVWWGNKVKVDNGQCPGTILRIENDGFIVATGNEVGIKITDLQPAGKKRMMAQQYLQGTGSFLKEGMIIGEDDE, encoded by the coding sequence ATGAACGTTATTTTTATGGGAACGCCAGATTTTTCAGTACCAGTTTTAAAGCAATTATTAGATGATGATTATCACATTATAGCGGTTGTGACACAACCTGACCGACCGAAAGGACGAAAAAAAACGATCACGCCCCCACCTGTTAAAGTAGAAGCTTTAGCCAATAATATTCCCGTGTACCAGCCAGAAAAAATTAAAGATGAAAAAGAATTAGAAACAATCTTAGAACTAAAACCAGATTTAATTATTACGGCTGCATTTGGCCAAATCTTGCCTAAGGCTTTGTTAGATGCCCCGAAGTATGGGTGCATTAATGTTCATGCTTCTCTATTGCCAAAATATCGAGGTGGAGCACCGATTCATCAAGCGATCATCGATGGTGAGAAAGAAACTGGAATTACGATTATGTATATGGCGGAAAAACTAGATGCGGGCGACATTATTTCACAAACAGTCGTTCCAATATTAGAAAATGATCATGTAGGATCACTTCATAATAAATTAAGTGCTGCAGGTGCAAAACTATTATCTACTACGCTACCAGACTTACTAGCTGGTGATATTAAGCCCCAACAACAAGATGATGATGAAGCAACGTTTGCTAAAAATATATCAAGAGAACAAGAAAAAATAAATTGGGCAATGAACGGAGAAGCTATTTATAATCAAATTCGCGGCCTTCATCCCTGGCCTGTTGCCTTTACAACGATAGAGGACAAAAATGTAAAAGTCTGGTGGGGTAATAAAGTAAAAGTCGATAACGGGCAATGTCCAGGAACCATTTTACGTATAGAAAATGATGGCTTTATTGTTGCAACAGGAAATGAAGTTGGAATAAAAATTACAGATTTACAACCTGCAGGAAAAAAACGGATGATGGCACAACAGTATTTGCAAGGAACAGGTTCGTTTTTAAAAGAAGGCATGATAATAGGAGAAGATGATGAGTAA
- the gmk gene encoding guanylate kinase — MKKEKGLLIVLSGPAGVGKGTVCTALRKENTDIQYSVSATTRSPRAGEVDGVNYFFKSREQFEAMIEKNELLEWAEYVGNYYGTPIDYVRQTLEAGTDIILEIEVQGALKVRERFPEGVFIFLMPPSLAELRKRIQGRGTETADIIDKRMTVAKEEIEMMKKYDYVVENDEVELAVERIKAIVVAEHCKRERLIEKYKQLVEVE; from the coding sequence ATGAAGAAAGAAAAAGGTTTACTTATAGTGCTGTCAGGTCCAGCAGGGGTAGGAAAAGGTACGGTTTGTACAGCACTTCGGAAAGAAAATACAGATATTCAATATTCAGTTTCTGCAACGACACGTTCACCAAGAGCCGGTGAGGTAGATGGTGTGAATTATTTTTTTAAATCGCGTGAACAGTTTGAAGCGATGATTGAAAAAAATGAGCTATTAGAATGGGCTGAATATGTTGGGAATTATTATGGAACACCAATTGACTACGTCCGTCAAACACTAGAGGCTGGAACGGATATTATTTTAGAAATTGAAGTGCAAGGAGCGTTAAAAGTAAGAGAGCGGTTTCCAGAAGGGGTCTTTATCTTCTTAATGCCACCAAGCTTAGCCGAGCTCAGAAAACGAATCCAAGGTCGTGGCACAGAAACAGCGGATATCATTGACAAAAGAATGACAGTCGCGAAAGAAGAAATTGAAATGATGAAGAAATATGATTATGTCGTTGAAAATGACGAAGTGGAATTGGCGGTTGAGCGCATTAAAGCTATCGTTGTTGCAGAACATTGTAAACGAGAAAGACTAATTGAAAAATACAAACAACTTGTGGAGGTCGAATAA
- the priA gene encoding primosomal protein N', with the protein MFAKVIVDIPSGQTDKLFDYKIPTEYIDIIEKGMRVIVPFGPRKIQGFVIDIVEESTVKNIKSIIELLDVTPVLTEELLNIGKWLAETILCFRISAYQVMLPAAMRTTVKKEVRVLHETNLSPALAPLFETSTSISWDSIKKDAKHVNEVQQAVKNGTVEIKYQVKEKGQKKQEKRIKVLQPIDQLKKELEQTSARAAKQKELLSFFIQQPKDISLQQLLEQTTASRQSVKALEAKGLIEQYEIEVYRDPFEELQFKKTEALPLTIEQQQTIEPILSAIEEKRHDTFLLHGVTGSGKTEVYLQAIAEVLKKGKDAIVLVPEISLTPQMVDRFKGRFGNEVAVLHSGLSIGEKYDEWRKIHRKQVRVVVGARSAIFAPFENLGLVIIDEEHEGSYKQEDNPRYHAREVAIYRGNYHNCPVVLGSATPSLETYARGLKGRYHVLPLTKRVNDKPLPAVEIIDMREELRSGNRSMFSTSLFHHLQNRLEKKEQSVLFLNRRGYSTFVMCRDCGYVAQCEHCDISLTYHRNQNALKCHYCGHEEQMITTCQSCGSEHVRFFGTGTQKVEEELGKLLPEARVIRMDVDTTRKKGAHQKLLQAFGEGKADILLGTQMIAKGLDFPNITLVGVLAADSMLHLPDFRASERTFQLLTQVSGRAGRHERAGEVVIQTYTPEHYSIELVKQHDYIRYFHQEMALRKKAGYPPYYFLTLVTVSHPELGKVIQVTEKITAFLKNSLGNQTQVLGPVASPIPRIKDRYRYQCLIKYKNEPELPELLREIQQMYMRETSQGQLQLSVDTNPQMFM; encoded by the coding sequence ATGTTTGCTAAAGTCATTGTTGACATTCCGAGTGGGCAAACAGATAAGCTTTTTGATTATAAAATACCAACAGAATATATAGACATTATTGAAAAAGGAATGCGTGTCATCGTTCCATTTGGCCCACGAAAAATTCAAGGGTTTGTTATCGATATTGTTGAAGAATCGACTGTGAAAAATATAAAGTCGATTATTGAATTATTAGATGTCACACCAGTGTTAACAGAAGAGTTATTAAATATAGGGAAATGGCTAGCGGAGACAATTTTATGCTTTCGAATTTCTGCCTATCAAGTCATGCTCCCTGCAGCCATGAGAACAACTGTTAAAAAAGAAGTGAGAGTTTTACATGAAACAAACCTTTCTCCTGCTTTGGCACCGTTATTTGAAACGTCTACTTCCATATCGTGGGATAGCATAAAAAAAGACGCAAAGCATGTAAACGAAGTTCAACAAGCTGTAAAAAATGGAACGGTAGAAATTAAGTATCAGGTAAAAGAAAAAGGCCAAAAAAAGCAAGAGAAAAGAATAAAAGTACTTCAACCGATAGACCAGCTAAAAAAAGAACTCGAACAAACATCAGCTCGTGCAGCAAAACAAAAGGAATTGCTTTCTTTTTTTATTCAACAGCCAAAAGACATCTCTTTACAGCAACTGCTTGAACAAACGACAGCATCTCGACAATCTGTTAAAGCATTAGAAGCAAAAGGATTAATTGAACAATATGAAATCGAAGTGTATCGTGACCCATTCGAGGAACTACAGTTTAAAAAAACAGAAGCGTTGCCACTAACAATAGAGCAACAACAAACGATTGAACCTATCTTATCAGCCATTGAGGAAAAACGGCACGACACGTTTTTATTACATGGTGTAACGGGAAGTGGAAAAACCGAAGTTTATTTACAGGCGATAGCTGAAGTGTTAAAGAAAGGAAAAGATGCAATTGTTTTAGTTCCAGAAATTTCGTTAACTCCTCAAATGGTCGATCGGTTTAAGGGGCGATTTGGAAATGAAGTAGCGGTCTTACATAGTGGACTTTCGATAGGTGAAAAATATGACGAATGGCGAAAAATCCATCGTAAACAAGTTCGAGTTGTTGTAGGTGCTCGCTCTGCTATTTTCGCACCATTTGAAAACTTAGGACTTGTCATTATTGATGAAGAGCATGAAGGAAGTTACAAACAAGAAGACAACCCCCGTTATCATGCTCGTGAAGTCGCAATTTATCGAGGGAATTATCATAACTGTCCCGTTGTGTTAGGAAGTGCTACGCCTTCGTTAGAAACGTATGCCAGAGGGCTAAAAGGAAGATACCATGTGTTGCCCCTAACAAAACGAGTGAACGACAAACCGTTACCAGCAGTAGAAATCATTGATATGCGTGAAGAATTACGGTCTGGAAATCGCTCGATGTTTTCAACGTCGTTGTTTCATCATTTACAAAATCGACTCGAAAAAAAAGAACAATCTGTTCTTTTTCTTAACCGAAGAGGGTATTCAACATTTGTGATGTGTCGAGACTGTGGTTATGTAGCACAGTGTGAGCATTGTGATATTTCCTTAACATATCACCGAAATCAGAATGCATTAAAATGCCATTATTGTGGTCATGAAGAACAAATGATCACAACATGTCAATCATGTGGAAGTGAGCACGTTCGTTTTTTTGGGACGGGAACCCAAAAAGTAGAAGAAGAGCTCGGAAAGCTACTACCAGAAGCACGTGTCATCCGAATGGATGTTGATACAACTAGAAAAAAAGGAGCACACCAAAAATTATTGCAAGCTTTTGGTGAAGGAAAAGCTGATATTCTGTTAGGTACGCAAATGATAGCAAAAGGGCTTGATTTTCCTAATATTACTCTTGTTGGTGTACTCGCAGCGGATTCGATGTTGCACCTCCCAGATTTTAGAGCATCAGAACGAACATTCCAATTACTAACTCAAGTTAGTGGAAGAGCGGGCAGGCATGAACGTGCAGGTGAAGTTGTCATACAAACATACACACCAGAACATTATAGTATTGAGTTAGTGAAACAACATGATTATATCCGCTATTTTCACCAAGAGATGGCGTTACGAAAAAAAGCAGGTTATCCGCCTTATTATTTTCTCACTTTAGTAACAGTGTCCCATCCAGAGCTTGGAAAGGTCATTCAAGTGACAGAAAAAATAACGGCCTTTTTAAAAAATAGCTTAGGAAATCAAACACAGGTGTTAGGCCCTGTTGCTTCGCCGATCCCGCGGATTAAAGATAGATATCGATATCAATGTTTGATAAAATACAAAAATGAACCAGAGCTACCGGAATTACTAAGAGAAATTCAGCAAATGTATATGCGAGAAACGAGTCAAGGCCAATTGCAATTGTCCGTAGATACAAATCCACAAATGTTTATGTAA
- the rpoZ gene encoding DNA-directed RNA polymerase subunit omega, which yields MLYPSIDSLMDKLDSKYTLVTVSSKRAREIKENARRAPLVEKPASYKPVGMALEEIIHEHLKFERYTEEE from the coding sequence ATGTTATACCCATCAATTGACTCTTTAATGGATAAATTAGATTCGAAATATACGTTAGTAACGGTGTCATCGAAACGTGCTCGTGAAATCAAAGAAAACGCACGTCGTGCACCATTAGTAGAAAAACCAGCATCCTATAAACCAGTTGGAATGGCGTTAGAAGAAATTATTCATGAACATCTTAAATTTGAACGATATACAGAAGAAGAGTAA
- a CDS encoding Stp1/IreP family PP2C-type Ser/Thr phosphatase: MNFAFKTDVGQARPHNEDNGGVFLAKDGAVLAVVADGMGGHQAGDVASKMTKMILEEKWSEVEQISNPSHAEQWLMDNIYQVNEKLYSHANEHVECQGMGTTLVAAICTNQFVTIAHIGDSRGYVLNTSGFIQKTQDHSLVNELVRTGQITDQEAENHPRKNVLLRALGTESQIKVDVITLEWEIGNYLLLCSDGLSNKVIDEEINDVLLSDEKIEEKVNKLITIANERGGEDNITVAVVHYSSSDDEVR, encoded by the coding sequence ATGAATTTTGCATTTAAGACAGATGTCGGACAAGCAAGACCGCATAATGAGGACAATGGGGGCGTGTTTCTTGCAAAAGATGGTGCTGTATTAGCGGTTGTTGCAGATGGAATGGGCGGTCATCAAGCAGGGGATGTCGCAAGTAAAATGACGAAAATGATTCTAGAAGAAAAGTGGAGTGAAGTTGAACAAATTTCAAATCCTTCACATGCAGAACAATGGCTAATGGATAATATTTATCAAGTTAACGAAAAGTTGTATTCCCATGCGAATGAACATGTTGAATGTCAAGGCATGGGTACAACATTAGTCGCTGCGATTTGCACAAATCAATTTGTTACAATCGCACATATTGGAGATAGCCGAGGGTACGTATTGAATACAAGTGGTTTTATCCAAAAAACGCAAGATCATTCATTAGTGAATGAACTAGTAAGAACAGGTCAAATTACGGACCAAGAAGCAGAAAATCACCCAAGAAAAAATGTGTTATTACGAGCATTAGGAACAGAAAGTCAAATTAAAGTTGACGTGATTACGTTAGAATGGGAAATTGGAAACTATTTATTATTATGTTCTGATGGGCTAAGCAACAAAGTAATTGATGAAGAAATTAATGATGTCTTGCTATCAGATGAAAAGATAGAAGAAAAGGTTAATAAGCTTATAACGATTGCTAATGAACGTGGTGGGGAAGATAATATTACTGTTGCGGTTGTACATTATTCTTCTTCCGACGATGAGGTTAGGTGA
- the pknB gene encoding Stk1 family PASTA domain-containing Ser/Thr kinase, with protein MIGKRISGRYQILDRVGGGGMANVYKALDVILDREVAVKVLQPQFSGDEQFIKRFRREAQAATSLAHPNVVSIYDVGEEEDIYYIVMEYVEGPTLKEYIQQKGPIPLDETIHIMSQVMSAISHAHMNQIVHRDIKPHNILISSNGDAKVTDFGIARAMSSATITHTNSVMGSVHYLSPEQARGGVVNLKSDIYSLGIVLYEMVTGKLPFSGDTAVSIAIKHLQSEVPSVRSYQENVPQSIENIIKKATAKDPFHRYATVYDMAEDLETALDPSRFHEEPFVIPTDDEVTKAIPIIKDNMLNDNDMDKTIEATQPKPDKVEPPAELPKEKGKKKKRTVKIIVLLIFLFLLAAVGTFAFLPNLLKVDEVEVPDVLTLDVDEAEATLVEKDLEVEIEFIADDEAEENTVVRQHPRSGSVVKVNSVVTLYVSEGKEKTAMPNVVDLPRDRAERLLEGVAEIEFVERETGEYEPGIILSQNPEAGSLIIMEETTVHLTVSAEAEISLENLSGITEEAAREYLKSEGLVGQFTNQHSNSVTEGRIISQSPNPFTKVKKGDVVNLVVSKGPEPEPEPEPEPEPEPEPQEPKSRAIEAQIPIGVDDEDKERGASFHIRIVFDDATTSSEKVFVDETIKDSKTYRVPLRVSTEKGATVKLFIDGEEVKTYSYSY; from the coding sequence ATGATAGGAAAAAGAATTAGTGGTCGTTATCAAATCCTTGACAGAGTAGGCGGTGGCGGAATGGCCAACGTCTATAAAGCACTTGATGTTATCCTCGATCGAGAAGTGGCAGTTAAAGTGTTGCAACCTCAATTTTCAGGTGATGAACAGTTTATTAAACGGTTTCGTAGAGAAGCACAAGCAGCGACAAGCTTAGCTCATCCGAATGTCGTTAGTATTTATGATGTTGGGGAAGAAGAAGATATTTATTATATAGTTATGGAATATGTTGAAGGTCCAACATTAAAAGAGTACATACAACAAAAAGGGCCAATTCCACTTGATGAGACGATTCATATCATGTCACAAGTCATGTCAGCTATTTCTCATGCCCATATGAATCAAATTGTTCACAGGGATATTAAGCCTCATAATATATTAATCAGCTCAAATGGGGATGCTAAAGTAACAGATTTCGGTATTGCTAGAGCGATGTCGTCCGCAACGATTACTCATACAAATTCTGTAATGGGATCGGTTCATTATTTATCCCCAGAACAAGCAAGAGGTGGAGTTGTTAATCTTAAATCTGATATTTATTCATTAGGTATTGTATTATATGAGATGGTAACAGGAAAACTCCCTTTTTCAGGAGATACAGCGGTTTCGATTGCAATTAAACATTTGCAAAGCGAAGTTCCTTCTGTTCGGTCGTATCAAGAGAATGTTCCTCAAAGTATCGAAAACATTATAAAAAAAGCGACAGCGAAGGACCCGTTTCACAGATATGCAACGGTGTATGATATGGCTGAAGATTTAGAAACAGCACTTGATCCAAGTCGTTTTCATGAAGAACCATTTGTTATTCCAACAGATGACGAAGTGACAAAAGCGATTCCGATTATAAAGGATAACATGTTAAATGATAATGATATGGACAAAACGATTGAGGCGACACAACCAAAGCCTGACAAAGTAGAGCCTCCAGCAGAACTACCAAAAGAAAAGGGGAAAAAGAAAAAGCGAACGGTAAAAATTATCGTTCTGTTAATCTTTTTATTTTTACTAGCTGCTGTTGGTACATTTGCTTTTCTTCCTAATCTTCTTAAAGTAGATGAAGTAGAAGTACCAGATGTTCTTACATTAGATGTAGATGAAGCAGAGGCCACACTTGTTGAAAAGGACCTTGAAGTTGAAATAGAGTTCATTGCAGACGATGAAGCAGAAGAAAATACGGTTGTTCGGCAACATCCTCGTAGTGGTTCAGTTGTGAAGGTGAACAGTGTTGTCACCCTTTATGTTAGTGAAGGAAAAGAAAAAACAGCAATGCCAAACGTCGTTGATTTACCACGAGATCGAGCAGAACGTTTGTTAGAAGGAGTAGCAGAAATCGAATTTGTAGAACGGGAAACAGGTGAATATGAACCGGGCATTATTTTGTCTCAAAATCCAGAAGCCGGCTCGCTCATTATCATGGAAGAAACAACTGTTCACTTAACTGTTAGTGCTGAAGCTGAAATTTCTTTAGAAAATTTATCAGGCATTACAGAGGAAGCTGCTCGAGAATATTTAAAATCAGAAGGGCTTGTCGGACAATTTACAAATCAACATTCAAATAGTGTAACAGAAGGAAGGATCATTTCTCAGTCTCCTAACCCATTTACAAAAGTGAAAAAAGGAGATGTTGTCAATCTCGTTGTTTCCAAAGGTCCAGAACCAGAACCAGAGCCAGAACCAGAACCGGAACCAGAACCAGAACCGCAAGAACCAAAATCAAGGGCAATCGAAGCGCAAATCCCAATTGGTGTAGACGATGAAGATAAAGAGCGTGGAGCTTCTTTCCATATTCGAATTGTCTTTGATGATGCTACGACATCGAGTGAGAAAGTATTTGTTGATGAAACGATAAAAGATTCTAAAACATACCGAGTTCCATTACGAGTGAGTACAGAAAAGGGTGCGACCGTGAAGTTATTCATTGATGGGGAAGAAGTAAAAACGTATAGTTATTCCTATTAA
- the rsmB gene encoding 16S rRNA (cytosine(967)-C(5))-methyltransferase RsmB: protein MSKKSVREIALDVLLQIEKNQAYSNLLLNQTINKTEIEKRDVALLTEIIYGTIQRRDTLDYYLKPFVKKGLSSLQQWVHVLLRLSLYQMVYLNKVPERAVVHEAVKIAKKRGHQGISGMVNGILRSIQREGLSDFSDISDEVERLAVETSHPLWLVKRWVDQYGFDATKKICEQNLRPPVVTLRVNQTKGTKEEAIIRLREEGIEVEHGHLSEDALKVVNGNIPKTESFRNGFITIQDESSMLVARALAPSKHSQVLDCCAAPGGKSTHLAERMMNTGNVIALDLHEHKVKLIKESKERLQLTNVREQVLDARLANEHYSEQSFDYILVDAPCSGLGVIQRKPDLKWTKTTKDMEAISTIQQKILAHVAPLLKKGGTLVYSTCTIDAIENEDIVLNFLKEHKEFDFDPTLFERLPNVLQRKKQGNTGYVTILPHEFGTDGFFIAALVRNS from the coding sequence ATGAGTAAAAAGTCAGTTCGCGAGATCGCACTTGATGTGTTACTTCAAATTGAAAAAAATCAGGCATATAGCAATTTGTTGTTAAATCAAACGATCAATAAAACAGAAATTGAAAAGCGCGATGTCGCCTTATTAACAGAAATCATTTATGGAACGATTCAACGTAGAGACACGCTTGATTATTACTTGAAGCCTTTCGTTAAAAAAGGGTTATCCTCATTGCAGCAATGGGTCCATGTTTTGCTGAGGTTATCGCTTTATCAAATGGTATATTTAAATAAAGTTCCAGAACGGGCTGTTGTCCATGAAGCAGTAAAAATAGCGAAAAAACGAGGTCACCAAGGAATTTCAGGTATGGTGAATGGCATTCTTCGAAGTATACAAAGGGAAGGACTTTCAGACTTTTCTGATATCAGTGATGAAGTCGAGCGTTTAGCTGTTGAAACAAGTCATCCATTATGGTTAGTAAAAAGATGGGTCGATCAATATGGCTTTGATGCAACAAAGAAAATATGTGAACAAAACCTAAGGCCTCCTGTCGTAACACTTCGGGTGAATCAAACGAAAGGAACGAAAGAGGAGGCAATCATAAGGTTGCGAGAAGAAGGCATTGAAGTAGAACATGGTCACTTATCTGAGGATGCATTAAAAGTTGTAAATGGAAATATTCCGAAGACAGAGTCATTCCGTAATGGCTTTATAACAATACAAGATGAAAGTTCAATGCTCGTTGCACGCGCATTAGCTCCATCAAAACATAGTCAAGTATTAGATTGTTGTGCAGCGCCTGGCGGTAAATCTACACATCTTGCCGAACGGATGATGAACACAGGAAATGTGATTGCTTTAGATTTACATGAACATAAGGTGAAGTTAATTAAAGAAAGCAAAGAGCGATTACAGTTAACAAATGTTCGTGAACAGGTATTGGATGCCCGCCTAGCTAACGAGCATTATAGCGAGCAATCATTTGATTATATTTTAGTCGATGCTCCGTGTTCTGGTTTAGGTGTCATTCAAAGAAAACCAGATTTAAAATGGACGAAAACGACCAAAGATATGGAGGCTATTTCGACGATCCAACAAAAGATTTTAGCTCATGTTGCTCCTTTATTAAAAAAAGGTGGGACACTTGTCTATAGTACATGTACGATTGACGCCATCGAAAATGAAGACATCGTGTTGAATTTCTTGAAAGAACATAAAGAATTTGATTTTGACCCAACTTTATTTGAAAGGTTACCTAACGTATTACAACGAAAGAAACAAGGAAATACTGGATATGTAACGATTTTACCGCATGAGTTTGGAACAGATGGCTTTTTTATTGCAGCATTAGTAAGAAACTCTTAG